One Watersipora subatra chromosome 4, tzWatSuba1.1, whole genome shotgun sequence genomic window carries:
- the LOC137393025 gene encoding charged multivesicular body protein 1a-like, whose amino-acid sequence MPDSLQDTLFQLKFSGKQLDRFAKKAEKEQEKEKAKMKKAMTQHNIEGAKIYAENAIRKKNECLNFMRMSARLDAVSSRVQTAVSMKGVVKNLGVVTKGLDKAMASMNLEEVEKIMQKFETQFEDLDVRESTMEAAMGSAFATSAPGNQVEELMKQVASENDLDISEQLKDLHPGQSTLEASTASTAKEDNLSRRLAALRN is encoded by the exons ATGCCAGATTCACTGCAGGACACTCTTTTCCAACTTAAG TTCTCTGGCAAACAGTTGGATAGGTTTGCTAAAAAAGCTGAGAAAGAACAAGAAAAAGAGAAGGCAAAAATGAAGAAAGCGATG ACGCAACACAACATTGAAGGAGCAAAGATATATGCAGAGAATGCTATTAGAAAAAAGAATGAGTGCTTAAACTTCATGAGGATGAGTGCACGGTTAGACGCAGTGTCCAGTCGTGTGCAGACGGCAGTTTCCATGAAAGGG GTTGTAAAGAATCTGGGAGTTGTCACCAAGGGTTTGGATAAGGCCATGGCATCTATGAACCTTGAGGAAGTTGAGAAAATTATGCAGAAGTTTGAGACACAGTTTGAAGATCTTGATGTCAGGGAATCG ACGATGGAGGCTGCAATGGGCTCTGCATTCGCCACATCAGCTCCTGGTAACCAAGTGGAAGAACTTATGAAACAAGTAGCTTCCGAAAATGACCTAGATATTTCTGAACAACTCAAAGACCTCCATCCCGGCCAATCTACTCTGGAGGCATCAACGGCGTCGACAGCGAAAGAAGATAATTTATCAAGAAG GTTGGCAGCGCTGAGGAACTGA
- the LOC137393024 gene encoding pseudouridylate synthase RPUSD4, mitochondrial-like: MHISYPCALCMPITKYFSLNSRFHYLYQLHSVYENFMMGKDDVNTFLSSLKRQEQEERLNRTKPKPNVKLAARMFVMTADKPLDDIEIDHNNSGFFDDLFYKEVAQEDAKRSQKQQETDPSLQLPDSNPTGHNFIEDQYFGESLETRVETLATPNSNSSFKPKIEKNSDMGLIDSQYFDAETSKVPSKNCTEKSHSSVAQPSAFSTHQENFSHIDTQYFAMNGSRDIPVVENSMVGQSQNIASWLDVRSNESSSIDSPKLNELSRAVSHDYEVTKELMVEVESQHNDAPKQKNSHGQRKKDDERPMRRSKIGVDTINSYLPDLDTKPSYEVVDILMDNIVFHDEKLVCINKPYSLPTQGGPGVHHSVYKYLSNIAKRLQYDGSLHLCHRLDKDASGVLLLAKGEEQAVKIKRRFETRDIEKKYMAITFGVPKPASGVIDIPIAEESLVQQHYRSILLPITTKTRRRGAHLAQTEYRVLRYNETAALVELQPFTGRKHQLRVHLADGLSTPILGDHKYSHRDKLAPQRLTKDILAKFNMEQSQVRNMPMHLHARSLLLPGYFPNGKGLVLSAMIPKFFSFSIKRLKFFR; the protein is encoded by the exons ATGCATATTAGTTACCCATGTGCGCTTTGCATGCCGATCACGAAATATTTTTCT CTGAACTCTAGATTTCATTACCTCTACCAACTTCACTCTGTGTATGAAAACTTCATGATGGGCAAAGATGATGTCAACACATTTCTTTCGTCACTGAAGAGACAGGAACAAGAGGAAAG GTTGAATCGGACAAAACCCAAACCAAATGTAAAACTGGCCGCCAGAATGTTTGTTATGACAGCTGATAAACCTCTAGATGACATTGAAATAGACCATAATAATTCAGGGTTTTTCGATGATCTATTCTACAAGGAAGTTGCTCAAGAAGATGCCAAACGTTCTCAGAAGCAACAGGAAACAGACCCATCATTGCAACTACCTGATTCTAATCCAACCGGTCATAATTTTATTGAAGACCAGTACTTTGGAGAGTCATTAGAGACTCGTGTTGAGACTCTGGCTACTCCTAATAGTAATTCATCCTTTAAgcctaaaatagaaaaaaattctGACATGGGTTTAATTGACAGTCAATACTTTGACGCTGAAACCAGTAAAGTACCTTCTAAGAACTGTACTGAAAAAAGCCATTCATCTGTAGCGCAGCCCTCAGCATTCAGCACCCATCAAGAGAATTTTTCTCACATTGACACGCAATACTTCGCTATGAATGGTAGCAGAGACATTCCTGTTGTGGAAAATTCTATGGTGGGTCAAAGTCAAAACATAGCTTCTTGGCTTGATGTTCGCTCAAATGAATCTAGCTCAATTGATTCTCCCAAGTTAAATGAGTTAAGTCGGGCTGTTAGCCATGACTATGAAGTCACCAAGGAGCTGATGGTTGAAGTAGAGTCTCAGCACAATGATGCCCCGAAACAAAAAAACTCACA TGGTCAGCGCAAGAAAGATGACGAAAGGCCTATGAGAAGGAGTAAAATTGGAGTAGACACAATCAACTCCTACTTGCCAGACTTGGACACCAAGCCTTCCTATGAAGTAGTTGACATTCTCATGGATAACATTGTCTTTCATGATg AAAAACTCGTCTGCATCAATAAACCATACAGTCTACCTACTCAAG GGGGTCCAGGGGTTCATCACAGCGTGTACAAGTACCTGTCCAATATAGCCAAAAGACTTCAATATGATGGAAGTTTGCATTTATGTCATAGACTGGATAAAGATGCTTCCGGAGTCCTGCTGCTTGCTAA GGGTGAGGAGCAAGCTGTCAAAATCAAACGGCGATTTGAGACAAGGGATATAGAAAAGAAGTACATGGCCATAACCTTTGGTGTTCCTAAACCAGCATCCGGTGTCATTGATATACCCATAGCTGAAGAGAGCCTGGTTCAACAGCACTATCGG TCAATTCTCCTACCCATAACGACGAAGACGAGGCGTAGAGGGGCTCACCTTGCTCAAACAGAATACAGAGTTCTGCGATACAATGAGACCGCTGCTCTTGTGGAGCTTCAACCATTTACTG GTCGCAAGCACCAGCTGAGAGTTCACCTGGCCGATGGCCTTAGTACCCCAATTCTCGGGGATCATAAGTACTCTCATAGAGATAAACTGGCTCCTCAG CGATTGACCAAAGACATACTGGCCAAATTCAACATGGAACAGAGTCAAGTGAGGAACATGCCTATGCACCTGCATGCTCGCAGTCTCCTGTTACCCGGCTACTTTCCTAATGGCAAGGGACTTGTGCTCAGTGCTATGATTCCCAAGTTCTTTTCCTTTTCCATCAAAAGATTAAAGTTTTTCAGATAA